A genome region from Triticum aestivum cultivar Chinese Spring chromosome 2B, IWGSC CS RefSeq v2.1, whole genome shotgun sequence includes the following:
- the LOC123046200 gene encoding histone-lysine N-methyltransferase 2B isoform X2 produces MIEEAIQALGEDGGSAESAISGFIRDRYPGVPAAHDRFLRYYLAKHVAEGLFVCAAPGRYSCCSDDEPQPELALTEVLAAAAAPAKAGPPPTEPKRARGRPRKDDSLVVVKRGRGRPRRDDWQAAAVAVSAGPLMTGAKRGPGPPKKDGSPAAGAKRGRGRPRKDGLPPKPASGKKFVSGSPSAMPKRRGRSRLLTEVGAADVPGEALVTDKKDNNEAPSATDKNHGEPRELALVIVNDGSGAALVTEEDGGEAPAAKRPLLAKEPAAFSTPECSTQPCKLPLVAADENSAPALASDKEGDTEAPFVKHKRRRRTCRSEPAKSTCGSASTSIADKKAGGNVASAPPKGRGWLRKPTLMDAAADEITPNEARSALVKPRRKPRKQFLLNFYDEVPNNPKFCVLALPAQVPGATKAP; encoded by the coding sequence ATGATCGAAGAGGCGATCCAGGCGCTGGGCGAGGACGGCGGCTCGGCGGAGTCCGCCATCTCGGGCTTCATCCGCGACAGGTACCCCGGCGTCCCCGCCGCGCACGACAGGTTCCTCCGCTACTACCTCGCCAAGCACGTCGCCGAGGGCCTCTTCGTCTGCGCCGCGCCTGGGCGGTACTCTTGCTGCTCCGACGACGAGCCCCAGCCCGAGCTCGCACTCaccgaggtcctggcggcggcggctgcgccgGCCAAGGCTGGGCCTCCGCCGACAGAGCCCAAGCGCGCCCGCGGTCGGCCCAGGAAGGATGACTCGCTGGTGGTGGTCAAGCGTGGTCGCGGTCGGCCTAGGAGGGATGATTGGCAGGCCGCTGCGGTGGCGGTGAGTGCTGGGCCTCTGATGACAGGGGCCAAGCGCGGGCCCGGTCCGCCTAAGAAGGATGGCTCGCCGGCGGCAGGGGCCAAGCGCGGCCGCGGTCGGCCTCGGAAGGATGGCTTGCCGCCCAAGCCGGCTTCTGGCAAGAAGTTTGTGAGCGGGTCGCCATCCGCGATGCCCAAACGCCGTGGCCGGTCTCGCCTTCTGACGGAGGTAGGGGCGGCCGACGTCCCGGGCGAAGCGCTCGTCACGGACAAGAAAGACAACAATGAGGCTCCATCCGCCACTGATAAGAACCATGGGGAACCTCGCGAGCTGGCACTTGTGATCGTCAACGACGGCTCTGGTGCAGCATTAGTCACGGAGGAAGATGGCGGCGAGGCTCCAGCAGCCAAGCGGCCGCTCTTGGCCAAGGAACCTGCAGCATTCAGTACGCCAGAGTGCAGCACCCAGCCCTGCAAACTGCCCCTTGTGGCAGCTGACGAAAACTCTGCTCCGGCCCTAGCCTCCGACAAGGAGGGTGACACCGAAGCTCCATTTGTGAAGCACAAGCGCCGTCGTCGGACCTGCAGATCAGAGCCGGCAAAATCCACCTGCGGCTCTGCCTCAACATCAATTGCAGACAAGAAGGCTGGTGGCAACGTTGCATCTGCTCCGCCCAAGGGCCGTGGCTGGTTGCGCAAACCGACATTGATGGATGCCGCCGCGGATGAAATTACACCCAATGAGGCTCGGTCAGCATTGGTCAAGCCGCGCCGCAAACCTCGCAAACAATTTCTGCTGAACTTTTATGACGAGGTACCAAATAATCCGAAGTTTTGTGTCCTCGCATTGCCTGCCCAGGTGCCAGGGGCAACAAAGGCGCCGTAG
- the LOC123046200 gene encoding histone-lysine N-methyltransferase 2B isoform X1: MLAVAAGQATLGEPSSSAAAAAAVPKRRDPTPDHPPYSWMIEEAIQALGEDGGSAESAISGFIRDRYPGVPAAHDRFLRYYLAKHVAEGLFVCAAPGRYSCCSDDEPQPELALTEVLAAAAAPAKAGPPPTEPKRARGRPRKDDSLVVVKRGRGRPRRDDWQAAAVAVSAGPLMTGAKRGPGPPKKDGSPAAGAKRGRGRPRKDGLPPKPASGKKFVSGSPSAMPKRRGRSRLLTEVGAADVPGEALVTDKKDNNEAPSATDKNHGEPRELALVIVNDGSGAALVTEEDGGEAPAAKRPLLAKEPAAFSTPECSTQPCKLPLVAADENSAPALASDKEGDTEAPFVKHKRRRRTCRSEPAKSTCGSASTSIADKKAGGNVASAPPKGRGWLRKPTLMDAAADEITPNEARSALVKPRRKPRKQFLLNFYDEVPNNPKFCVLALPAQVPGATKAP; encoded by the exons ATGCTGGCCGTCGCGGCGGGGCAAGCGACGCTGGGGGAGCCGTCCTcgtcggcggcggccgccgccgccgtgcccaagCGCCGGGATCCCACGCCGGATCACCCACCGTATTCATGG ATGATCGAAGAGGCGATCCAGGCGCTGGGCGAGGACGGCGGCTCGGCGGAGTCCGCCATCTCGGGCTTCATCCGCGACAGGTACCCCGGCGTCCCCGCCGCGCACGACAGGTTCCTCCGCTACTACCTCGCCAAGCACGTCGCCGAGGGCCTCTTCGTCTGCGCCGCGCCTGGGCGGTACTCTTGCTGCTCCGACGACGAGCCCCAGCCCGAGCTCGCACTCaccgaggtcctggcggcggcggctgcgccgGCCAAGGCTGGGCCTCCGCCGACAGAGCCCAAGCGCGCCCGCGGTCGGCCCAGGAAGGATGACTCGCTGGTGGTGGTCAAGCGTGGTCGCGGTCGGCCTAGGAGGGATGATTGGCAGGCCGCTGCGGTGGCGGTGAGTGCTGGGCCTCTGATGACAGGGGCCAAGCGCGGGCCCGGTCCGCCTAAGAAGGATGGCTCGCCGGCGGCAGGGGCCAAGCGCGGCCGCGGTCGGCCTCGGAAGGATGGCTTGCCGCCCAAGCCGGCTTCTGGCAAGAAGTTTGTGAGCGGGTCGCCATCCGCGATGCCCAAACGCCGTGGCCGGTCTCGCCTTCTGACGGAGGTAGGGGCGGCCGACGTCCCGGGCGAAGCGCTCGTCACGGACAAGAAAGACAACAATGAGGCTCCATCCGCCACTGATAAGAACCATGGGGAACCTCGCGAGCTGGCACTTGTGATCGTCAACGACGGCTCTGGTGCAGCATTAGTCACGGAGGAAGATGGCGGCGAGGCTCCAGCAGCCAAGCGGCCGCTCTTGGCCAAGGAACCTGCAGCATTCAGTACGCCAGAGTGCAGCACCCAGCCCTGCAAACTGCCCCTTGTGGCAGCTGACGAAAACTCTGCTCCGGCCCTAGCCTCCGACAAGGAGGGTGACACCGAAGCTCCATTTGTGAAGCACAAGCGCCGTCGTCGGACCTGCAGATCAGAGCCGGCAAAATCCACCTGCGGCTCTGCCTCAACATCAATTGCAGACAAGAAGGCTGGTGGCAACGTTGCATCTGCTCCGCCCAAGGGCCGTGGCTGGTTGCGCAAACCGACATTGATGGATGCCGCCGCGGATGAAATTACACCCAATGAGGCTCGGTCAGCATTGGTCAAGCCGCGCCGCAAACCTCGCAAACAATTTCTGCTGAACTTTTATGACGAGGTACCAAATAATCCGAAGTTTTGTGTCCTCGCATTGCCTGCCCAGGTGCCAGGGGCAACAAAGGCGCCGTAG
- the LOC123046199 gene encoding glutamate dehydrogenase 2, mitochondrial: MNALAATSRNFRQAARLLGLDSKLEKSLLIPFREIKVECTIPKDDGTLASFVGFRVQHDNARGPMKGGIRYHPEVDPDEVNALAQLMTWKTAVAAVPYGGAKGGIGCSPGDLSRSELERLTRVFTQKIHDLIGTHTDIPAPDMGTNSQTMAWIFDEYSKFHGHSPAVVTGKPIDLGGSLGRDAATGRGVMYATEALLAEYGKSISGSTFVIQGFGNVGSWAAQLIHEKGGKVIALGDVSGTIRNKAGIDVPALMKHRNEGGQLKDFHGAEVMDASELLVHECDVLLPCALGGVLNRENAPDVKAKFIIEAANHPTDPEADEILTKKGVVVLPDIYANAGGVIVSYFEWVQNIQGFMWEEEKVNMELHKYMNSAFQNIKAMCKSQDCNLRMGAFTLGVNRVARATILRGWEA; encoded by the exons atgaACGCGCTCGCCGCGACCAGCCGCAACTTCCGCCAGGCCGCCCGGCTGCTCGGCCTCGACTCCAAGCTCGAGAAGAGCCTCCTCATCCCCTTCCGCGAGATCAAG GTCGAATGCACCATCCCCAAGGACGACGGCACGCTGGCCTCCTTCGTGGGCTTCCGCGTGCAGCACGACAATGCCCGCGGGCCCATGAAAGGTGGCATCCGCTACCACCCCGAG GTTGATCCAGATGAAGTAAACGCACTTGCTCAACTGATGACATGGAAAACTGCCGTTGCGGCTGTACCATATGGTGGAGCAAAGGGAGGAATAGGGTGCTCTCCTGGTGATTTAAGTAGGAGTGAGTTGGAGCGTCTGACGCGTGTATTTACTCAGAAAATTCATGACCTTATTGGAACTCATACCGATATTCCAGCTCCAGACATGGGAACTAATTCACAG ACCATGGCATGGATCTTTGACGAGTACTCAAAATTCCATGGTCACTCCCCAGCTGTTGTCACAGGGAAGCCCATT GATCTTGGTGGATCATTAGGTAGGGATGCTGCCACTGGGCGGGGTGTAATGTACGCTACTGAGGCTCTCCTGGCCGAATATGGGAAGTCTATTTCTGGATCGACCTTTGTTATTCAG GGATTCGGTAATGTTGGTTCATGGGCTGCACAACTCATCCATGAGAAAGGTGGTAAGGTAATTGCacttggagatgtatcaggcacaATCAGAAACAAAGCAGGGATAGACGTACCTGCTCTGATGAAGCACAGAAATGAGGGTGGTCAGTTGAAAGACTTTCATGGCGCTGAAGTCATGGATGCCTCAGAGTTGCTAGTGCATGAATGCGATGTCCTCCTCCCATGTGCCTTAGGCGGAGTTCTTAACAG GGAAAATGCCCCTGATGTTAAGGCCAAATTTATAATCGAAGCTGCTAATCATCCAACCGATCCAGAAGCTGACGAG ATTCTTACCAAGAAGGGAGTGGTCGTGTTGCCTGATATCTATGCTAATGCTGGTGGTGTGATCGTTAGCTATTTTGAGTGGGTTCAG AACATTCAAGGATTCATGTGGGAAGAAGAAAAGGTGAACATGGAGCTCCATAAGTACATGAACAGCGCGTTCCAGAACATCAAGGCCATGTGCAAGTCTCAAGATTGCAACCTTAGGATGGGAGCATTCACCTTGGGAGTGAACCGGGTTGCTCGCGCCACCATCTTGAGGGGCTGGGAGGCATGA